The Streptococcus respiraculi sequence AACCTTGTACAACTTTATCAAAAGAGTCATTCTTTAAAAGAAAACGTCGTCATTGCACTTGGAACAAATACGAGCGAAAACTATCAAGAATTATTGAATGAGTTTATTGAAAACTTTCCAAAAGGTCATCGTTTGATTTTTGTTACACCTTATGACGGCAATCATGCTTCAGAACAAGCTCTAACTTACCAAATTGGGCAGTACGAACGTCAATTAGCCAAGAATTACGATTATATCAGTATCGCAGACTGGTATCAGGTCTCCAAAGAGAATCCACACATTTGGACTAATACAGACCTTGTTCATTTCAATCTTGCAACAGGTGGAGCAACACTTTTTGCTCAAACTATTCAATCTGCTCTGGAACAGGCAGATAACCAACCTGTAAAGACAAAATAAGAATAGGAGAAGCTGGATTGAATCCAGTTTCTCCTATTCTTATTTCTGTCTTCCTTGAAATCTCCATTGAAACCGCAGGCGGTCATAGAATGGGAAAAGGAGATGTAAGAGGACCGTGGCTAGTAACCAACCACCGATAATATCTGTTGGATAATGGACCCCAACGTAAATTCGTGAAATTCCTACCAGCATGGCAAGAACTACCAATCCTACCTGCACCAAACGCCTCATAGGAGAGGACTTCATGTGTTGCTGAATCAAAATGACCATGACACCTGCTATCATCAAGGTAGAGGCGGCATGCCAGCTGGGAAAGGAATAGCCGGTCGTGTGAATCAGCCACTCGATACGAGGTCTTGGGCGTTGGTAGACATATTTCAGGGCTGTCGATACGCCTCCCATCACCACAAAACTAAAGAGGATAAAGTAGCTTTCAATCTTCCACTTCTTCTGGTAGCAAAAAAATGCCACAACCAAACAAATAGGTAAGAGAACCGTCACATTCCCAAGTAGGGTAATCGTCGTCCAAAAAAGCGTTGCAAGCGCAGGAAAATCCCCACGAAGGGCTGTTTGAATGTTGCTATCAAAGCCCACCAATTGCTGAGGATAAAATTTTACCATATATCCTAAAATGACAAAGAAGAGGGCTGCAAACGAAGCATTTCGAAAGTAAATTTGTCTATTTTTCATACAAGCAGTATAATCTGATTTTTATAGTTTCTTTAAAATCGGTCGACCTGCACGATACATCACATAAAAGACGAGTGAGAAAATCACGCCTTCTAAGAGATTAAAAGGCAATACCATACCGAACAAATAATTGTTCACCCCTAGAATCTGTCTAATATCAAAATTCGCAAAAGTTGCATAGACTGGGATGGCATAAACATAGTTTAAAGCCAGCATCACAAAGGTCATACCAATTGTCCCCACAAAAGACCCAATGAAATAGGTTTTAAGCGTCTGTTTCTTGCTCCAAATCAGATACAGAGCCAGCATAAAGACGGCGAGGGCTGCAATATTCATCGGCAAGCCAATCACTGTTGACGGACCATTATTGTTTAATAAAAACTTGAGAACCGTCCGCAAAAAGAGAATGCTAAAAGCTGCTCCTAGGTCTAACATTAACATTCCGATTAAAATAGGAACAATCGAAAAATCAATTTCCAAGAAACTCGCTGCCGGAATCAAGGGAAATTTTAGGTACATGAGCAGAAAAGAAACTGCTGAGAGAATGGCAATCCAAGCCATTTTACGTGTATTTGTCATCTTCTTCCTCCAATTTTTAACAAATTAGAGAAGTGGGAAATTGATGTCATCGCACACCTCCACATGGGAAAACACTTGGAATACACCCCCTGTTCTCAGCTGCAAATCAATCTTTTTCCGTCTTCTCCCATCCAGACTATAACTGTCGGTTGTGGAATTGCACCACATCAGCTTGCGCTCGCGGACTATCACCGCCGGTAGGGAATTGCACCCTGCCCCGAAGACTCTTATAGCTATTCCATTTTCATTTTATACTCAGTAACGAATCACAAATCTAACTGTAACATTAGGTAAGTTCTGTTAACAACGTAATAAATACAAATTGAACAACTATGGTTAGTGAATATTTACACTAACCATTATTCATGATACCAAAAAAGACCTGCTCATGCAAGTCTCTGCTATGAAAGTGAGCAATTTACCCTGTTACCTTACAATAGATGTGAGACCTGAGTACAAAAAAGAAGAAACCTGATATGATAAAAGTAACCACACTTCTCATAAAGGAATCTTCTCATGACTAGTATACCACAAAACCTTCGTTATTTGCCACATACGCTCGACACACGTTACCACGCGGTGAAAACGTATCGTGGTGGGGCTTCTGTCGCCTTCATCTGCAGGCGGTATAAGGTCTCAAAAGCCTCTCTCATGCGCTGGAATAAGCGATTTGACGGAACCAAGGACTCTCTCAAAGATAAGTCCCACAGACCACACAAAACTCACCCCAAAGCTCATACTGAGCAAGAAATCAGGTGGATTAAAAACTGTATCCGCAGAAATCCAAATGCAACCCTCATCGAGATTTTCTACAAGCTAAGAGCCAACAAGGGATACGACAGACACCCTTGCTCTCTCTTTCGGGTCTTGAGAAAAATGGGATTCTTCAAGGCGGTTGAAACCAAGAAAGAGGCCTATGTTCCTAAACCCTATGATACACCCACGAAATTAGGAATCAAGTGGCAAATGGACGTGAAGTACGTCCCTAAGCACTGTTACACTGGCACGATGCCTGAAAAATTTTACCAGTACACTGTCATTGACGAAGCAAGCAGAGAGCGATTTATCTATCCCTTCAAGGAACAGTCCTCTTACTCCACTGTCCAGTTTGTCAAAATGGCCATCAAACACTTTCGCTACAAGCCACAAATTATTCAGACCGACAATGGATTTGAGTTTACTCACTTCAAGGAAACCAAGCAGATTCACCCCTTGGATGTGCTTTGTAAAGAGCTGGGCATAGTGCACAAGCTCATTCGACCGCGAACACCTAGACACAACGGCAAAGTGGAACGCAGCCACAGAAACGATAACAGACGCTTTTACCAACACTTGCGATTCTACTCCTACGATGACCTCATCAGGCAGATGAAACGATACCTCTACACCTCTAACAGACTCCCCATGCAGAGCCTAGGTTGGAAATCCCCTATTGAAACAAGAAAATTTCTCCAAGGAGCTAGCTCCTTGGAGATAGAATAGCATATCATGGTTTCTAAAAATAATAGTTTGGTCTCACATCATTGACAAAGGTACACTGCTATGAAAGTGAGCAATTTACCCATCTTATTTCAGCTTATCAGCCTCATACTGGTGGACTAGCTCTAACCCTGCAAATGACTGCTGGCGTAGGGCTTCGTAAATAATCATGCAGACAGTATTTGAGACATTTAAGCTACGGACATGCTCGTCATTCATCGGAATTCGCAACGCTTTTTCGGGATGACGTCGCATAAAATCTTCTGGCAGTCCCTTGTCTTCACGCCCAAAAATAAAGTAATGGTGGCAACCGTCATCGTAGGCTTCGTCTGAATAGGTCTTTTCCGCAAACTTAGAAATCAGATGCACCTTGCCTTCTCCGACCTGAGCCATGAAGTCGTCCAAGCTATCATAAAAACGGACATCGAGCTTATCCCAATAATCCAGACCTGCCCGTTTCATCTTGCGGTCATCAATGGGAAAGCCCATGGGCTTGATAATATGAAGCGGACTGTTGGTTGCTGCACAGGTCCGGGCGATATTCCCTGTATTTTGCGGTATTTGTGGTTCAAACAAAACCACGTGGTTGTGAGATTCTACTTCTTGGTAGGATAGTTCTTCAATGTTCATCAGTTTTCCTCATACTCTTTCAAGTCATACATTCAATGCAAAAAAATAGCCACACTGCCCGGAGTCAAGCTCAGCAAACAGCATGGTGAATGACGATTTCATTCACTTAAATCACAACAGGTTTGATTTAAATCAATGAAAATCTTGTTATTATTATAGCGCAAGCAGCTAGAAGCGTCAAGTAATATGGTTGAAAATTCCTGATTTTTTCAATTTTTTCTCATAATGATTTAATGATTGGAAGCAGATGGAATCACCTAGGTTTAAAACTCTGCACAATGTCTGATTCAGTAGTCGCAGTTTTGGAATCTGTTGAAACAATACAGCTCTAAAACGCAGAAATTTTTTTCTACAAGATTTCGTAATCGTGACAATCATCTCAGCTACTTCCTTATGTCTGTATCTGATTATACCATATGTTCGGTAGTTAAAAAGTAATCTTGGTCGAGGATATACTGGGGAAAATCGTATAATTTTCGTGGTTCTAAAAACAAGACGGTCTGATTCGATAAGCTAATATATTCTACCAACCGTGCCAGTTCTTTCCTCGTTAAATAGGCGCCAATATTGAAAAAGACGAGCAGACGTTTTTTCTGTAGATACTTGTAGATTTGTAACATTTCAAAACTTTTTTCAAAAATGGTATCACTTCTTGTCTCAATCTGAACCCCCAAAGCCTTGATTAGCTCTAAAATGGTAATCTCATCATATTCTAAATCCAATTCATTTTCCAAACATTCAAATACAATTAAATCTGTGATAGTCGATGCCAATTTTTCAATCATGGATTTCACTTCAGACTTTTCATTTAACTGATTTTCTATCGTTGCATGAATTAATTTCAGTAGGGCTGGAGAATTGATATCATAGCCTAAAATATCTGTCACAAGCATCAGTTCATTTCCTGATAATGCCTTGTTTCTCTCATCAAAAATCTTCAAATCATGATTTTCAGGATACTGATAAAAATTTCTAGTAATTGCCGCATAAAGCGCTGTATCCTCAACAGCTAGAATAGTAGGACTTTTAATAGAAAGAGCAGCATCAAAAATAGGCAGATTAATCTTCACCATGATAATCCTCCCCTAGAAAAACAATTCGATCTTCTGTATTTGCAATACTGCCATCCTTTTCTCCATGCAGGTAAATCATTCTCGCAAACTGTTTTTCTGTCACTGTCAATAAAGTAATATGCCCCTTTTGTGGATTATGTTCTCGCAACCGACCAATCATCGCTTGATTAGCTGTTCCATTTAGAAGAAGTTTGCTATAAATTGAAAACTGATGCATGAGGAATCCCTCTCTCAGCAAAAATTTTCGAAATTTACGATAGGCCTTTCGCTCATCGGCAGTATCTGTTGGCATATCAAACATTAATATCATCCGCATATATCGGTAACTCATATCCTAAACTCAGGAACTCCTTTCCCATCACTATTCAATGCTTTTACAACTTTCTTCGTATAATCACTGACAATATTGGAGAGATACATCTCTTTTCCCATATAGGCATAGGTTTCTGAAAAGATAGAAAACAGTTCCCGCTTTATTTTTACAAATGAAAATGTCCGATTCGTATAAACTATTCGATCAATAATGGGCCGAAACGGTTCCATAATATCGCTAGCAAAATTGAATTGGTTAAATTGATTGGCGTGTTTCAAGCCAAACTGGGTCATACAACCTGTCACCACCACTTCACGCGCAAATAAACTTAACAATAAGGTATAGCCGTAATCAAGTGCTGCATTGATATCATTATCCTCTTCCCTCGAAAAACTATTTCCAAACAAGCGATTAAAATAAATTCTCGCCGCATGTCCCTCTCGGTTAGTCGGATCAAAAACTTCCAACTCCCTATGCAATCTAATGAGTGATTCTGACTTCTCATAGAAACCATATTCTCCTAAAACATAACTCTGATTTAGAATTTTCTGGGAAATAATCTCTGTCCACACATACGCCTTCACTTCTTCGTCCCAAGCAACCTGCTTTGATAATTGCAAACTCGAATCATGCCGGCCATAGTAAGGCATGAGCATAGCTGTTGGTAAACGTTTATCATCGCAAAAAATCACTAAAATATTCTCATCTACCAAACGCTTTATCAGCATCGTTGATAACAAAATATCTGTTGTTTCTAACAACAAAATGTCAATCTCGGACAGATGAATCAACTCTGTCCGAGATGCATCTTTAAAAATCAAGTGATTATTCTGATAGGACAACTTCGAGTGAGTATTGACTACTACCGTTCGCCAACCCATTACTCTCCTCCCAACTTTCTCAAATCAATACGGGTTTCATAAAGCCCTGTAACGGACTGATGAATAAGAGTCGCATCTAAGCACTCTTTGGTAGAAGTGTATCGCTTTCTATCAACTGTCTGCTCAAAAAACTTAAAGGCTGCCGGCGCTCCAAAAGCTGTAAAAGCTAACAGATTGCTAAAAGACGAAGCAATTGTCTTAAGGTCTTGTCCATCAGCTTGATTATATAAAGTCTGGATTTGTCTCCATTTATCTTCTGCTAAAACGTATTTCCCTGCAAAATCACCTATGTAATCAAGTAAGTCTTTAAAGCGTTCCACGTTCTCTGTCACATACTCGAGATGATTTTCTTTATCATCGTGCTTTTCAATTCTTTGGGCGTGATAGAGTAAGGCTACCAGTTCTGACGGCAATACCATTTGATTGCCTTTTTGCAGTTCTTTTGCACTAGCTAATAGGCGCCTGCGACCATTCTCAAATTCAAATAAGCTAAACTTCGGCAGTTTCAAAATAGTATCTGCTTGGATATTGTGATATCCTTTCTTTTCCAAGAAAGCAATCGGATCTTGCTCAAAATCTAGTCGCTCCATGATGGTAATCCCAACTAATTCTTTGACGGTTTTTAGTTTCTTGGCCTTACCTTTTTCAATATTTGCAACTACAAAGACAGAATAAGCAATGGTTGGACTATCAAAACCACCGTATTTCTTTGGATCAAGGAAAATATGCTTGGTTTTTCTAGCAATGAGCTTGTCAGAATCCCCCTTCGGTAGAATGGATTCTTTAGAAAAGCCCCCCGTTTGAACCTCTACCTTTTTCACCACATTTACTTGCGGATAGGCGAGAACCTTCCGAATAGTTGCAAAGTCTTTTTTCTTATTCCAAATAATCTCACCTGTTTCGGAATAAACTTCAACAGTTGCTTGTTTAATCTCACTACCATCTGCTAACTTAATCTTCGTTTTAAAGAAATTCAGCAGATTTGAGTAAAATAATTTCTTGGCGGTCGCTTTTCCAAGCTCAGCCTGATGATTCGTTTTTGCAACCAATTTCCGAAGATCAGACTTTTTATATTCACCATAGACAAATTCTGGAGCTAATTTTGGATATTTTTTCAAGAGAGCTGTACCAACAACAGCATTTAAATAAGCATCGTGAGCATGATGATAATCATTGATTTCCCGCACCTTATAAAGCTGAAAGTCCCTTCGGAATTGTGATACGAGTTCAGACTTCAAAGTGACGATTTTAGTCGTTCGAATAACCTTACCCGCCTCATCTTTTTCCTTATTCCAACGACTGTCTAAGATTTGGGCAACGTGTTTGATAATTTGTCGTGTTTCTACTAGTTGGCGTTCAATAAAACCAGCTCTATCTGCTTCTGTTAAACTACCACGCTTTGCTTTTGTTAAATTGTCAAACTTACGTTTCGAAATTAAACCAGCTTTCTGCAGTTGTAACCAATAAGATTCCCTTGCACGAACCACTTCTATGCTTGGAACATTATCTGACTTTCCACGATTTGCTGCAGAACTTGTCAAAACTCGGTTATCCAGCGAATCATCCTTGATAAAACTTTGTGGAATAATGTGGTCAATATCATATTCACCCAACTTATCACGATCCAGCGGATTACCCGTATACATATCACGACCATTTTGAATGTAATAAAGGAACAGACGATCATTTTGAAGACTTTGATTATCTACATCCTTGATACTGATTTTTTCTCCACGAAAATTACCCATTGCATCTTGCAACCGTTTCAAGCGTAGTTGTGAATTTCGTCTTCCCCTGTTCGTCGTCTGATTCTCACGCGCCATTTCAATGACGATATTTTCTGGCGCATGCCCTCCCATCACTCGAACTAACTCATCTACAATTTTTATACTTTGGAGAATGCCTTTTTTTATGGCTGGACTACCTGCTAATCCACGCACGGTATGAGCTAAACTATCTTCTTCGCCAATCACTTGTGCCTTTTCAATGATTTCTTTAAAATCCAAACTATCGTCATGAATCAACTGCATAAAGTTACGATTAGCATGATCATACTTAAGATAATCTAGAATCGTTTGATTTGTTGCTTTATAGCGAATACCATTGATCAGCTTATGAGATAATTTCCCCCAGCCTGTATAATGCCTGCGTTCCAGCTTTTTCAGCTGGTCTTGCGTAAACATCTCACGATACTTCTCAAGACGCTTGCGAATCATCTCCCTATCTTCAAACAAGGTCAAGGTATGGATAATATCTTCAATCACATCTTGATTAGCTTCATCATCTAAAAAGGATTGGTCTAGAATCTTCTTCAAGTCATGATAGGTTCCTAAAGAGGCATTAAAGGCATTTTTTTCCTTGTCTAAACCAGTTAAATCCACAATTCTAAATTCATCAAACTCTTGCTGTAAGTAATTCAACAACTGCTGCTTGCTGACTTTCCGATATTTTTTGAAAACATGATCAAAAATTTCTTGTCGCATATTTGGACAAAAGAACTCTGTTTTGCCTTGCTCATTCACATATTTAACCTTGGTTAATTCATTGTAAACTGCAAAAGTTTCATAGACAAGACTGTGTTTTGGAAGCACTTTTTCAGCTGGTAAATACAGATCATTTGAAGTCATGCGTGTGATAAATTGCCCTGCGGACTCTTCTTTATCAATCACATCCTCAAAATTCCACGGAGTAATCGAATCAACCGAATGGTAAGAAGCCCATGCAAAGCGGCTTCCCTTGCGTGCCAAAGGTCCTACATAATAAGGAATTCTAAAAGTCAAGATTTTCTCAATTTTTTCCCTATGTATCTCTAAAAATGGATAGTACGCACCTTGACGGCGTAAAATCGCCTGCATTTCTCGTAAATGAATTTGGTGAGGAATAGAACCATTATCAAATGTACGCTGTTTTCGCAAAAAATCCTCACGGTCAATTTTATCGATAAAACATTCACTACCTTTGATTTTGGACAAGATGCTCTTGAGGTAACGATAGAAATCTTCCTGCTTCACACCATTTTCAATATAACCTGCATAGCCATTTTTGCTAGTATTTTTGAATATGTCTGAATAGCTATCTGGTGCATGACTCTTGATGAATTCCTTCAACTGAGCTAAGTCCTTCTGATGTTCTTCATACCGTTTGACCATAGAAGCTGATAAAGGTGCCTTGGTGGAGAGATCATTTACGGTTAAAATTCCTGACAATAAAATAGCGTCATATAGGCTCTTAGCAGCTGTAAATAGATCCGCGTACTCATCAC is a genomic window containing:
- a CDS encoding DDE-type integrase/transposase/recombinase, translating into MTSIPQNLRYLPHTLDTRYHAVKTYRGGASVAFICRRYKVSKASLMRWNKRFDGTKDSLKDKSHRPHKTHPKAHTEQEIRWIKNCIRRNPNATLIEIFYKLRANKGYDRHPCSLFRVLRKMGFFKAVETKKEAYVPKPYDTPTKLGIKWQMDVKYVPKHCYTGTMPEKFYQYTVIDEASRERFIYPFKEQSSYSTVQFVKMAIKHFRYKPQIIQTDNGFEFTHFKETKQIHPLDVLCKELGIVHKLIRPRTPRHNGKVERSHRNDNRRFYQHLRFYSYDDLIRQMKRYLYTSNRLPMQSLGWKSPIETRKFLQGASSLEIE
- the cas9 gene encoding type II CRISPR RNA-guided endonuclease Cas9 (Cas9, originally named Csn1, is the large, multifunctional signature protein of type II CRISPR/Cas systems. It is well known even to general audiences because its RNA-guided endonuclease activity has made it a popular tool for custom editing of eukaryotic genomes.), with protein sequence MSKKSYSIGLDIGTNSVGWAVITDDYKVPAKKMKVLGNTDKQSIKKNMLGVLLFDNGETAEATRLKRTARRRYTRRKNRLRYLQEIFVEEMNRVDSAFFHRLEESFFVAEDKEADSHPIFGNIADEVNYHQTYPTIYHLRKHLADSTEKADLRLVYLALAHMMKFRGHFLFEDDLGIENIDIQSLYVAFVAEYDRTFDKSHLSEILIDAKELLTEKVSKSRRLENIVEHYPTEKKNTLFGNLIALSLGLQPNFKSNFQLSEDAKLQFSKDTYEEDLEELLGKIGDEYADLFTAAKSLYDAILLSGILTVNDLSTKAPLSASMVKRYEEHQKDLAQLKEFIKSHAPDSYSDIFKNTSKNGYAGYIENGVKQEDFYRYLKSILSKIKGSECFIDKIDREDFLRKQRTFDNGSIPHQIHLREMQAILRRQGAYYPFLEIHREKIEKILTFRIPYYVGPLARKGSRFAWASYHSVDSITPWNFEDVIDKEESAGQFITRMTSNDLYLPAEKVLPKHSLVYETFAVYNELTKVKYVNEQGKTEFFCPNMRQEIFDHVFKKYRKVSKQQLLNYLQQEFDEFRIVDLTGLDKEKNAFNASLGTYHDLKKILDQSFLDDEANQDVIEDIIHTLTLFEDREMIRKRLEKYREMFTQDQLKKLERRHYTGWGKLSHKLINGIRYKATNQTILDYLKYDHANRNFMQLIHDDSLDFKEIIEKAQVIGEEDSLAHTVRGLAGSPAIKKGILQSIKIVDELVRVMGGHAPENIVIEMARENQTTNRGRRNSQLRLKRLQDAMGNFRGEKISIKDVDNQSLQNDRLFLYYIQNGRDMYTGNPLDRDKLGEYDIDHIIPQSFIKDDSLDNRVLTSSAANRGKSDNVPSIEVVRARESYWLQLQKAGLISKRKFDNLTKAKRGSLTEADRAGFIERQLVETRQIIKHVAQILDSRWNKEKDEAGKVIRTTKIVTLKSELVSQFRRDFQLYKVREINDYHHAHDAYLNAVVGTALLKKYPKLAPEFVYGEYKKSDLRKLVAKTNHQAELGKATAKKLFYSNLLNFFKTKIKLADGSEIKQATVEVYSETGEIIWNKKKDFATIRKVLAYPQVNVVKKVEVQTGGFSKESILPKGDSDKLIARKTKHIFLDPKKYGGFDSPTIAYSVFVVANIEKGKAKKLKTVKELVGITIMERLDFEQDPIAFLEKKGYHNIQADTILKLPKFSLFEFENGRRRLLASAKELQKGNQMVLPSELVALLYHAQRIEKHDDKENHLEYVTENVERFKDLLDYIGDFAGKYVLAEDKWRQIQTLYNQADGQDLKTIASSFSNLLAFTAFGAPAAFKFFEQTVDRKRYTSTKECLDATLIHQSVTGLYETRIDLRKLGGE
- the cas2 gene encoding CRISPR-associated endonuclease Cas2, whose protein sequence is MSYRYMRMILMFDMPTDTADERKAYRKFRKFLLREGFLMHQFSIYSKLLLNGTANQAMIGRLREHNPQKGHITLLTVTEKQFARMIYLHGEKDGSIANTEDRIVFLGEDYHGED
- a CDS encoding tRNA (cytidine(34)-2'-O)-methyltransferase gives rise to the protein MNIEELSYQEVESHNHVVLFEPQIPQNTGNIARTCAATNSPLHIIKPMGFPIDDRKMKRAGLDYWDKLDVRFYDSLDDFMAQVGEGKVHLISKFAEKTYSDEAYDDGCHHYFIFGREDKGLPEDFMRRHPEKALRIPMNDEHVRSLNVSNTVCMIIYEALRQQSFAGLELVHQYEADKLK
- the cas1 gene encoding type II CRISPR-associated endonuclease Cas1 — encoded protein: MGWRTVVVNTHSKLSYQNNHLIFKDASRTELIHLSEIDILLLETTDILLSTMLIKRLVDENILVIFCDDKRLPTAMLMPYYGRHDSSLQLSKQVAWDEEVKAYVWTEIISQKILNQSYVLGEYGFYEKSESLIRLHRELEVFDPTNREGHAARIYFNRLFGNSFSREEDNDINAALDYGYTLLLSLFAREVVVTGCMTQFGLKHANQFNQFNFASDIMEPFRPIIDRIVYTNRTFSFVKIKRELFSIFSETYAYMGKEMYLSNIVSDYTKKVVKALNSDGKGVPEFRI
- a CDS encoding phosphatase PAP2 family protein → MKNRQIYFRNASFAALFFVILGYMVKFYPQQLVGFDSNIQTALRGDFPALATLFWTTITLLGNVTVLLPICLVVAFFCYQKKWKIESYFILFSFVVMGGVSTALKYVYQRPRPRIEWLIHTTGYSFPSWHAASTLMIAGVMVILIQQHMKSSPMRRLVQVGLVVLAMLVGISRIYVGVHYPTDIIGGWLLATVLLHLLFPFYDRLRFQWRFQGRQK
- the csn2 gene encoding type II-A CRISPR-associated protein Csn2, which codes for MVKINLPIFDAALSIKSPTILAVEDTALYAAITRNFYQYPENHDLKIFDERNKALSGNELMLVTDILGYDINSPALLKLIHATIENQLNEKSEVKSMIEKLASTITDLIVFECLENELDLEYDEITILELIKALGVQIETRSDTIFEKSFEMLQIYKYLQKKRLLVFFNIGAYLTRKELARLVEYISLSNQTVLFLEPRKLYDFPQYILDQDYFLTTEHMV